DNA from Poecilia reticulata strain Guanapo linkage group LG20, Guppy_female_1.0+MT, whole genome shotgun sequence:
gtctttttttgaaagttattttttctccattaaatCACAGTTTATTATCCACaatacactgaagtttattcagtttattatgGATAAACTTCTACAGTTTATCTATATTcatattaaattacttttattttacaaaaaaaagtttagttaattttttgttaatattttgagAAATCATTCTTGTCAACTGGTTTGGACACctgaaaattaatattaagaaaaaaaaaaggtttatttgcaaaacccaatgttttccaaatatttataaataaattacataaaatgattaaagtagtgaaataaaactattagatctttttttctctcagtgaCAGCTGCTGTCTCAAAATAATTCACAGAACTGGACGTGATGCAGTAACTTTGTGTGAAACAAGTTCAGGATTTATCTGCAGGAAAAACCTGAAACATCTCACCTCCATATCTGCATGGACCAATCAGAGAAGAGACAGCTTCTGATTGGAGGATGGAGCGGCACCGACCCCCTGCTGAGtggaaggagcagcagctgaaatcTGGATGTTTGATCCAAATTCTGTCATTCAGGATGAAACCAGGAAAACCGGCTGCTTCCTGAAATGATCCGAGTTTCTGCAGGTCTCAGAAAGtctctccttctcttctctGAACATTAATACACACCTGTGATGAGAACCTGCAGCTGGTTCTGGAGGTCCACCTTCTGCCTGACGCTCCTCATCCCGCCCGGATCGGCTCAGCATGAAGACGGGAATTCGGTTCTGGAGCCCGGCTTCTGCCAGCCCATCTCCATCCCGCTCTGCACCGACATCGCCTACAACCGGACCATCATGCCCAACCTGCTGGGTCACAGCAGCCAGGAGGACGCGGGGCTGGAGGTCCACCAGTTCTACCCTCTGGTCCAGGTCCAGTGCTCGGCGGAGCTGCGGTTCTTCCTCTGCACCCTGTACGCGCCGGTGTGCACGGTGTTGGACCGGGCCATCCCGCCCTGCAGGTCTCTGTGCGAACAGGCCCGGAACGGCTGCGAGGAGCTCATGAACAAGTTCGGCTTCCAGTGGCCGGACCGGCTGCGCTGCCAGAACTTCCCGCCCCACGGAGCCGGAGAAATCTGCGTGGGTCAGAACAGGAGCGATTCTGCAGGTCCGGCCGAGCCGAACCCGACCGCCCGGCCTCCGCTCCTCTGGAGCGGCCAGCGGTTCTCCTGCCCCCCGCAGCTCCAGGTTCCGTCCCGCCTCAGCTACCGCTTCCTGGGGGAGGAAGACTGCGGCGCCCCCTGCGAGTCCGACAAACCCGGCGGACTGATGCACTTCAGCCAGGAGGAATTAAAGTTCAGCCGGGTCTGGGTCGGGTTCTGGTCCATTTTGTGCTGCGTCAGCACGCTCTTCACCATCCTGACGTATTTACTGGACAGAAGGAGGTTCGTCTACCCGGAGCGACCCATCATCTTCCTGTCTGGCTGCTGCTTCATGGTGGGGCTGGCCTACAGCGCCGCCTTCCTGCTGGAGGACAAGGCGGTGTGTGTGGCCCGGTTCAGGAAGGAGGGGTACCGGCTGGTGGTCCAAGGGACAGAGAAGGACGTCTGCACTGTCCTGTTCGTCGTCCTCTACTTTTTCAGCATGTCCGGCTCCATGTGGTGGGTCGTCCTGGGCCTCAGCTGGTTCCTGTCCGCCGGGATGAAGTGGGGCCATGAGGCCATCCAGGCCAGCTCCCAGTACTTCCACCTGGCAGCCTGGGTGGTTCCGGCGCTGAAGACCGTCCTGGTGCTGGCGGTGGGCCGGGTGGAGGGCGACCTGCTCAGCGGCGCCTGCTCTGTGGGAGTCCACAGCCTGGAGGGCCTGCGGGGCTTCATCCTGGCGCCGCTCTGCGTCTCCCTCCTCATCGGCGCCTCCTTCCTGCTGACCGGCTTCGTGTCGCTGCTCCGGGTTCGGTCCATCATGAAGCACAACGGAACCGAGACGGAGAAGCTGGAGAGGCTGATGGTGCGGATCGGCGTCTTCGGCTCGGTCTACACGGCCTCCAAAGCGACCGCCATCGCCTGCCTGGTGTATGAACAGGCGTTTCGGCCGCAGTGGGACGCCGCCTGGCGGATGCAGACCTGCAAACACTTCGCTACTCCATGTCCGACCCGAAACTCACCGCCGGCCTCGCCGAACTTCACGGTCTTCATGATCAAGTACCTGTCGACCTTCACGGTGGGGATCGGGTCTGGATTCTGGGTCTGGTCCAGGAAGACGCTGCAGACGTGGCGCCGCTTCGCCATGAACGGAGAGGCGGCGGCGTGGAGGTGAAGCTTCCGGGACCGGAACCAAACCGGCAGGAAGCCAAAGTGAATCTACCGAACCCAAACGAACTAAGggagtttttatttgtactgaattttacactgaaaaaacacaaaatgttaccaaatattttggtctttatttccagtttaaatatcttaataaaactaacttagaagtaacttttcacccAGACTGACTTGATATTCCTTAATATCGATGAAAAAGTATATATTGTatttactggcagattattttacttgtaacaaatactttttcattattGACATGATACAAGCTTCTATATTTTATTCAAGTTCctaataagttagttttgttttatttaagtatattttttattattattttattcagttgtttGACACGTCTTTCAGAGCTGCTACTTTTAAATTGGGTTGTGCTTTATATGCACAATGACACTAAAAGTTATTCTGTGGTTTTATGtgttaaacaatgttttcaccagAAACTCAACAAAAACGATTCTGtaagattttcttcttttcttctctcagattttttcaccttttaaaatgatcagtttctttgATGTTAAATCAGGGTTTGACTGAACCGGCTGCTCTGAATCTTTCTAATCAACTCTAAATTTTCCAGTTTGTTAGACATCTTTTGTAAAAACAGAGCTCAGGTCATGTGATTCTCaggttaaatttgttttatccaaaagtttatttacagaaacagacaataaaaacttaaatccaCAGGAAACCGTTGAGTTTGGAGCAGAAGGACGATCAGTCAGTCTGTCGTCACGTTTCCATCAGTTTTTCACATGAAGATTAAAATCCCAGAGATCTTTGTTCACCGTCAGAAGCCGCCCTGGTTTTGGTGCTGAGGTTggactttttctgtttgctcaACCAGCCCATGGGTTTTACCTCCCGGTTGGgagatgaaatgttttcctcctcagaggagcagcaggaacgTCAGGACgtcgctgctgctgccgccgNNNNNNNNNNNNNNNNNNNNNNNNNNNNNNNNNNNNNNNNNNNNNNNNNNNNNNNNNNNNNNNNNNNNNNNNNNNNNNNNNNNNNNNNNNNNNNNNNNNNNNNNNNNNNNNNNNNNNNNNNNNNNNNNNNNNNNNNNNNNNNNNNNNNNNNNNNNNNNNNNNNNNNNNNNNNNNNNNNNNNNNNNNNNNNNNNNNNNNNNNNNNNNNNNNNNNNNNNNNNNNNNNNNNNNNNNNNNNNNNCGCTgccgctgccgctgctgctgctgctgcttcctaaACTCTCCTGGAGAGGAAAAGAACGGGAGACAAATTAGATTCTGTGTTTAAAACTTCAGAATCACGATTCTTCCATATTCCCACGTTTCTGTCTGTGTGACATTTCCAATGATTGGAATAAGTGCAATGAatgtttaaaagtaatttttgcatgtttattgaACGTTGTATCTGACGTCACAGCATGTTGGAGGTAATGATGAGTGAAATGACCTTTGTGATTTGAGGAAGCGCAGCAGCAGGAGGGCAGCTGTTCCTGTGAGTAAAGCCACAGCAGCCGCAGCGCCGACAGCAGCAGGAACCCAGGAGGAACCTGCAACTACATCAACAAAAACCCTTTCAAAGTAAAGGCTTTAGCTCTGAAGACAAGCTTCTTCAAAGACTGTAGCAGTCAGTATTGCAGCGGTTTGAAGgagacctctgactgaagacactctgtcACAGAAGAACCGTTTGTGGCCGGAAGTTTACATACCCTCATCATTACTATGACAAATATGTAATTAGATTGacaccataacagtaaatactTTGATCTGCatcataaatatgaaacatttacattttctcatctGAACATTTAATTATATGCTTGAATATTATTACTATATGTTggtattttttagcatttttcttctttgtttattattcagtttGATTATTGTCCTCAGTCAGTCTTCTggttatatttatgttttaattgctgtttgtaaattatattaatattatatgatgctgttgttttatttcctgttgagtttctgcagatgaaacattttaattttggaaaaaattgaAGGATTTTCAGCATAAATCCTGACAAACTATTCAGCTCAATTCGATTTGATTtactcaaattaatttaataaaatgtgttttacttcaGTTAAACTCAAGTAACTGAactcaatatatttttaattcagttcagtgtaatttaatttaaatctgttcAAGTCAATTTAATTTTTCCAGTTACATTTGCTTCAGTTCAATTGGATTTGAGTTAACGTCACTTAACcgaatttaataaatgtaaatttcttCAGGTTTTTGAAGTATTGTAATATTAATGGGGTGTATGTAGACATCTGAGCCTGCGACCCTCATTAATTcactcagtttgttttattcgCTGTTTTTAAGGTGATTCCGTGTTTCCCGGGTTGCCAGGTTGGGTTCGTACCCGGGTGTTTCCGTATCCTCAGCACCGTGCCGCTGATCACCGCCTCCTCCTCGTTGCTCATCTCGCAGCTGTACAGCCCCTCCTGCTGGGCGGTCAGACCCCGCAGCGTCAGGCCGCCCCACGCCGTCACGGCCTTCACGTGTTTCCTCCAGGCCTCCGTCACGCTGTGGCCGCCGTCCGTCCGGTTGCTGCTCAGGACGATCCGGCTGCGGTTGAACCTCCAAACGAGCCGCGTCACGGTCAGGTTCCAGGCCGAGCAGTTGATGGTCACTTCCGCTTCCGGCACGCTGACAGAAACTTAAACCAGGACCCAAAATCAGGTGTGCaaatttacactgtaaaaacacaaaatatttgtatctagttgtagtgcaaatatttcaccatgtttccattttatttcacttataacaagagaaaaatgtctaataaagaaataatctgtcagtggatttaaaaggttttttcaatcaatattaaggaattattgacctgAAATAAGCTCCTCCTGAAAAGTTAGTTTCgttttccttaatattgattaaaaagtaattgttCCACACAAGATATTTTCCCAGAATTGAAGGTAAAACAATCTGCAAGTAAAActagtacttttaaaaatcaatattaaggaattattcacatAAATAAGTTgctatatcttgttgaaaatatACTTATAATAATTTGTTTGCCTTATTTCAGGTCTGccgagatatttgcactaaaaatcGACATAAATCCTTGTTAATATTTGGTGATTTGCAGTCAGATCACCTGGTGTGAAGACGGTGaccttcctgctgctcctcctggtgctgaagctgcagctgaaggtcAGGAAGGAAACGCCCTCCGACAGCGTCAGGGAGCTGTTGATGTCGTAGCGCTGCTCTGCGGTGCGGCTCACTATGATGGCGCTCTGTACGCTGGTGTTGGACGAAGCCCTAACGGACCAGCTGTGCTCCGGACTGGGGTAGAtcccctctgagctgcagctcatccTGTTCCCCATCGCTTCCATTTTCAGTTCAGTCACCGGAGCTgcgagaaaaaaggaaagagaaaagtgaGGATCTGTAAATGTTTCCTGCAGCAGTGAGTGTTTCTCCTACCGTCCACCATCAGGTTGATGAATGAGTGACTGTTAGCAGCAGAGCTGCTGGTGAAGCACTCATATCGCCCCTCGTCCTGAACTCTGACCCCtctgagcagcagagaggcgTTTCCTCTGGAGATCTGATCCCAGAAGAGAGACGCTCTGCCTCTGAAGCGCTGGTCCTGCTGACCCGGCTGGTCCTGCTGACCCGGCTGGTCCTGCTGACCCGGCTCACTCTGATCGCTGTGAAATGAGCGGACCGGAACCGGCCGGGCTTTCAGCTGAGCCCAGTGGATGTGGATCTCTCTGCTGCTGTGGAAGCGACACGGCAGGACGCAGCTCTCCATGTAGACACAGGAAACATCGACGTCTGAAACACAACATGGAGACATGAAACTAAaatatacaacaaaataaagcaaatacaTGATAGAAATACACATATTAGAACATGTCAAAACACTTAAATACCAAGAAAAACATgatctacactgcaaaaacacaaaatcttaacaagtactttgtctagtttctagtgtaaatatttttgattcacttaaaatacaacaaaactaacatttaaagcaactaacacaaataaataaaactttaatgttgatgaaaaactaTTAGTTCCACTGCACAGATATGTTcccaagataaataaaaagataagtGAATCTattattagttttgttttatttctagtgctcaaaatatttaaaccagaaactcaacaaaaatacttttaagtttttgaaGTTAAACGTTAGAAAACTGCTGAAGAGCAACAAACATGTGGAATCAGCAAAAATAGATATTAGATACATCAGATATTATCATGTtaataacattaaattaaaaaatattaagcataaatcatgaaaaataatttattgacaAGGATATGAGTAAAtaattctgaataaaaatatgaaaaagtaaacaaatgtaTGAAACTATAAACTAgtgtttcacacatttatttttatacactgtataaaaaacttaaatcagactaaaatgTTCCTGTCAGTTATAATTAGCTCAATTATTTCTATGTACAGAACAAGAAggtatatattttatgtatgttttaatgttttagacatttttatacCCTTAAACTATGAAACTCGGATCGAATCTTTTTCAGCTGGTTGTTTTAAAACGTCCTGCAGAAATTAATTTGAGCTGATCTGACTGTGATAAACTCAGGTGTGTCGACATTCAACCATCAGGAAGTCAAACTGGGGCTTTCCCAGGATGCTAACCCTGGTTAGCTTTGGACCTGAAACTGGAGTTTAATATCAACGTTTCTGtgtgaaaatctgatttcagGCGTTCAgtaaatgtatcaaaataatgtttaagtTCTGAAATGCTACTTTAGAGGTGAGATCCAGAAATAACTTGTAGTTTCTGAGACTTTGAGGGAAAAATGGAAGCTtgacaatgaaatgaaatgtttcatgtttcaaaaTGTCCGGTTCTTGGAAGTGGCAAAGTAATCTTTAAGAAAATAAGAAGCAGAAGGAATCCTGCACGTTTCTCAGAAAGTCAAACAAAGTAAAGTGTCAGGAAACGAGCAGCGAGTTCTGAGAACTGAACCTTTAAACGCCTGGAAGGAACCTGGTCGCTCCAGGAAGGGAGAGAAAGTAACCAGTTAGTTTTACCTTATAGGTTGGAGATTTTTAATCCAAACCactaaacaaatgttaaatagaGCATCAGCTTCATCTTAATGTGGTGAATCTTTTCTTATTGATtaaacaataatcaataatgtCAGACATCAGGAGGATATTTAATCTGTTCTGGATGTAAACGGACCAATCGAACAGCTGGAGACGAACTGAGGAGATTCTGAAACAATAATCATCTGAAACAGATAAATGATCAGATTTACTCAATAACTGATCGTTATTTATTCATATACTGGTGATTAGACATACAGGATAATCTGTTGTTTCATATGGAGTTACCAAATGTAAAGTTATAAAGCCTTTTACAATGTTATTATAAtaaacatattaataaaattatctttttatctCTTCATGATATTATCAGGagattaaattaatgtaaatttaaaCGATCCAAACTGCAATTTAAGAAAGACACAAACTTCTCCTGctcacaaaataaatctttattttaaaaaataaatgctttgtttattgttaagcaggtaatttattttataaaaatatttaataactaaTTCTGAGTTGAAGATTTTGGTTCATGTACAAAACGTTTGGACAGCAGTGGttaagatttcatttttagagAGAAGCAGAgctgtagaaaataaataatatcagATTTTAACTAAATGTTAGCAATTCGGTTACATTAATATagtgataaaaactaaacataatcTGACAGCAATgagtcaaatgtttgttttgaatatgaaaataaaatatttacatagcGAAGCataacatcaaaaatgtttatttttataaattaattttagtttgaggaaaaataaacttatCAATGTTTCAACCCTTCAACCACTTAcataatatcacatttattacatgtATAATTCAGACATAAAACAACTAAATCCATATTTTAGAggatatatttaattttacttacaTGGATGaacaattatttcattaaatttcagcaaaaatatctaaactagcatcaataaaaaaatttcaacaataatttactgttattatatattatattcaGCAATAAGAACATGTTAATGTGATAAACAGTTTATTATTCATATCTTTACTGATACACAGAAGCTTCAActctgaatttaaatattttaaactgatttaattctaataaaaaaattatctttaataTTAAACAATTCCTGCATATTTTCtggtaattgtttatttctgattttgtaaAGAATTACAGCTGTCTGTAGCTTTActatgaaaattaatttaataacttggattttaaaaatagtctGTTAAACATCTGAacttattgattattgattttgctctttttgttaCTGCCTGTAGTGTAGATTTATAATTACACAGGTTCAGATTAATGAACagtaaaacaatgtaaaatcaGGTCTATTGTTCCTGTTTGTGTCACAAATTCAGGTTAAGTTCAGTTTATATCATATAAAACCCATTTAGACGTTTAACTAAAACAAAGACATCGTCAGCTAAGATTTCATAATGATAAATAACAGGATGGTGACCGATCCTAGAAATCTGCATCATATTCCTCCATCAGTGAATCGTTTACTGACCTGCAGACCAAACGGCCTTCAGCCACAGAAACAGCAGATTCAGCAGAAAGACGGAGCAGCTCAACATTTTCCAGCTTCATGTCATCAAAGACCTGATTGGAACAAATGAACCAGATTCAACGGGAAGAAACAGTTTGTCTCCGAGGACTGACTGGTTTTTCCTGATCAATATCAAATACATGACATGTTTGCGTCTAAGTTTTCCTTATGGGAAGCCGCAGAGGACAAACAGGAGTTGAGTCAACAACCATCTGCTGTGTGACGTTCGTCgctctgcaaacagaaacagcagctcagctcagaaactgtttgtttgatctgttacattttaaaacagatttatttttattagctgaaACTATAAATGCAatgattttagaaaataaatctgaaattttgattcatttttttaccCATCACGTTATTGAATGAATTATTCTTAAAGATGaacatcaaacataaaaaaataactgctcCAGTTCATTTGGAGTAATATTTACTTTgcactcagaaatgttttataacttTCACTTGAAAAACTCTGAATTAATTTTACTCTGTAATAAGATGTTTGTCAATTTTACTTACACATTTAAGCAAAATGTTCTCttactttgcaaataaaatgttattggaCATAAACCTGTTACATCAGGTTCCCTCCTGCTGCCTAACcacattttatgcatttgttaaattagaaatattaaaatagttcAGAATACTTGGTGTGACAGATTAAGTTTATAACATGACAAGCTAATTCAAGTAACACAATAAATAtaatgtgaaattttaaaataaacataacataaaaatttgttgtaaaatttcaataataactgaaggtaaaattTACAGAACCAAGAAGTCATTTTTTCAGTGAGGAAGTTTTTTagtgagaaaaacaataatcagaatcaaaacaaaacttctcCATGTTGATCTGATGAACAAACGGATCTTCACAGTAAAACCAGAAATGAAACCAGTTCTTCACTTTGCTTTGCTCCTCGTTCCTCCTGGTTCAGTTCCTGTTTGAACATCGTGCTGGTCGGTCGCCTGCCGGCGCAGAAAAAACTCCTGCAGCGTAAATAAGAGGATCTGTTTGGACTAAAGTGAAAATCCTGATGTTGCTTCAGTGAAACTTTTGCTTCAAACTGATCCTGACCAGAAGTTTGGTCTCTGTGGTTGATGAGTTAATAACTGACCTGCAGCAGAAATGTGTTCCTAAAGTTTGGTTGatgacaaaagacaaaatgttttaaaattaatttgaaaaaggaaaatgattaaaaacatttatctgtgtTAAATCATGCTGGTCTGCACTTTAAAATCTaactgaaagttttatttttactgcactaaataaaacagcagagatgaagaaaaatacactttaGTTAAAGCCACATATCATTTTACATGtacaga
Protein-coding regions in this window:
- the LOC103457021 gene encoding frizzled-7-A-like; translation: MRTCSWFWRSTFCLTLLIPPGSAQHEDGNSVLEPGFCQPISIPLCTDIAYNRTIMPNLLGHSSQEDAGLEVHQFYPLVQVQCSAELRFFLCTLYAPVCTVLDRAIPPCRSLCEQARNGCEELMNKFGFQWPDRLRCQNFPPHGAGEICVGQNRSDSAGPAEPNPTARPPLLWSGQRFSCPPQLQVPSRLSYRFLGEEDCGAPCESDKPGGLMHFSQEELKFSRVWVGFWSILCCVSTLFTILTYLLDRRRFVYPERPIIFLSGCCFMVGLAYSAAFLLEDKAVCVARFRKEGYRLVVQGTEKDVCTVLFVVLYFFSMSGSMWWVVLGLSWFLSAGMKWGHEAIQASSQYFHLAAWVVPALKTVLVLAVGRVEGDLLSGACSVGVHSLEGLRGFILAPLCVSLLIGASFLLTGFVSLLRVRSIMKHNGTETEKLERLMVRIGVFGSVYTASKATAIACLVYEQAFRPQWDAAWRMQTCKHFATPCPTRNSPPASPNFTVFMIKYLSTFTVGIGSGFWVWSRKTLQTWRRFAMNGEAAAWR
- the LOC103457020 gene encoding butyrophilin subfamily 1 member A1-like; translation: MLSCSVFLLNLLFLWLKAVWSADVDVSCVYMESCVLPCRFHSSREIHIHWAQLKARPVPVRSFHSDQSEPGQQDQPGQQDQPGQQDQRFRGRASLFWDQISRGNASLLLRGVRVQDEGRYECFTSSSAANSHSFINLMVDGRRNTHCCRKHLQILTFLFPFFSQLR